DNA sequence from the Malus domestica chromosome 11, GDT2T_hap1 genome:
AAGCCCTCTACACCAATGAGTACCTCCGGACATCCACTCCAAGAGACATATTAAGGCTTCTGAGGAAGGGTGAGATACGAGGTTTCCCTGGCATGATTAGAAGCATCGACtgcatgcactggacttggaaaaactgtccaagtgcgtggCAATGAGCTTATGGCGACAGAAAAAGAGCTAAAAACATCATTTTGGAAgtggtggcttcatttgatacatggatttggcatgctttttttggtgttccaggagcTTAGAATAACCTAAAtatccttgcccaatccccagtgttcgacAAATTGCTGCAAGGAAAATCACCGAGATGCACATATTGGGTTAATGGTACCCAATACGAGGGATCATACTACCTTGCAGATGGCATTTACTCAAGGTGGTCaacgtttgtcaaaacagtgccacatccacagactaaaaaggaaaaacactttgcaaaatgtcaagaagggtgtaggaaggatgtcgagcgttgttttggtatcctgcaagctcgttgggcAATTGTCAGGGCTACagctagaatgtttgatgtcgaggctcttcgatccatcatgatgacatgtattattctccacaacatgattgttgaagatgagtatgattatgatgccgtCGATGAATATGAGCCGGATTCGATaaacaactcaagaacacgtatctaCTATGCTCATGACCGGACCGAAGATCCCGTGCAACACAAGCCGTTGGAACgtgatggacgttacaatgaattgatcgttCAGCAGTACACTGATGTGCAAGAGCCATACTGGCACGTAACCTACcagaatgacttgattgagcaccagtgGGGATTGCATAAAGGCgaagataattaaaatgaggcttgtggttgaagaataaagtgtattttttttaagtttatgtaattctatgtagtgtgttttgtttttaagtttatttggtgagtttatgtaatcttatttcatgtgtttaaataaagtacaaaaataaataaataattacattaaaattgcataataaattaaataaaaataaataaagttttaaaaataaataagaaataacataaaaattacataagaaattaaataaagttcaaaagaaaaaaaagaaaaaacataaaaattacataagaaattaaataaaattctaaaaaaataagaaattacataaaaattgtACAAAGTCTCTGGAGctaggatatgtggtgctaggatcttgGTTGCTAGGATTTGTGTAGCTAGAACCCCCTTGACTTGTTTCCACATCTCTTGCACGCCTTCTTCGCATGACATCTTTTTTTTCCGATgtctaaaaatattttgaatttggagacagtcctactagagacttgctcatagtgtcacgatctgcttgagccatcctttcttctctaagcatttCATTTTCTCGATGAAGTGCTTGTCTAACCAGCTCGTTCTCTCGATTAACTATTTCTCTTTGTTTCTCAGCCGCCGCATCACGGGCCTCAGTAGCTGCTATTATTGTTGCCATAGCAGCAACTTTTTCCTTATCTCTAGCCTTTTCCCGTGCCATGTTCAGTTCACATTGGCGAGCAAGTtcctccatatatttagtgtagttatttttggaagaactaccttttttctttgatgcctTTTTACCTGAAGGCCTGAGGGCCTGACGAGTCGGTTGGGTCTCGGGCACTTGTTCAGGCGTCCCTTCCGTGTCTTGAAATGTGTCGGCTTCTTGTTCGGCCGTGTCTGGTTCTGGCGAACTATGTAGACCCATGCCGTGCATGACAACTTTTGGACCGgttgccacaattttgtatttagggcaatctttgacaatttcccaacattcccatttgttgaatgatttgttatggttctttgaattgtagaatgcttgagcttgtagtgtctataaaaatgtgggataagatagtgttaaaaaatgcgggtgtaacacaaataaataaattaaaatattgatgcgggtggaatgcatataaattacataaaaatgacataagaaattaaataaaaattacataagaaattaaataaattaaaattttgatgcgggtggaatgcatataaaaattacataagaaataacataaaaattacatacgaaattaaataaattaaaatattgatgtgggtggaatgcataaaaataaataaaaatattgtcacctgatctgctaaacttgtcccactacgcaggttaccggaagcatgagagatggcgtttttccaacaagtaaaggatgcgttgagttttttccaacgaccttgaagaccttgactagttATGGCATCTTTTCCATGTACATCGCAAAACGCCttcgtaattttactccacatttctcgcttatccatctcattacccgtaatcgggtcatgagtagcgttccaacattcacacaatgtaacatcttcaatgagcttccacgaagacattttttttctcttaaagtgtagaaaatattgaaatgtggtggaaggtggaagatgagggttaggtatttataaaaaaaaaataattaattttaatgtagttaattaatctggactgacacaccccgaccaagatcaaggcatgctggccgtcacgtgagagtgacgtagccatgtgcacagtgcagaagcaatagagataagaaatatacgaataattaaaaaccgaagTACTAGAGTGCTGacgcgaaaattaacttaacacacaaattaaaccctctttttatcaaatgtagtaaagtatgtaagtagggatcgttctaggccggtgattaggagggattgctaaatcacttggaaactgacttgaaaacgtaaaaacaaagtttaaaacactaaactagactcaaagaatgcaaaactata
Encoded proteins:
- the LOC139189488 gene encoding uncharacterized protein, with protein sequence MSSSRRVYKQLQEQQKRLLAQLTELANLEEGGGGDEAFFMEEDKDDHHRRQRASHSCRVIEVVGQIAKPRRAANLDRKRERRGKDLLEDNFIPNNIFPDHVFRRRFRMQRNFFDKIMSAICNHDPYSVKKEDAFHVLGLNPEQKITAALRMLAYGASTDQVDEIARMGITTVMESLMWFCSAIEALYTNEYLRTSTPRDILRLLRKGEIRGFPGMIRSIDCMHWTWKNCPMFDKLLQGKSPRCTYWVNGTQYEGSYYLADGIYSRWSTFVKTVPHPQTKKEKHFAKCQEGCRKDVERCFGILQARWAIVRATARMFDVEALRSIMMTCIILHNMIVEDEYDYDAVDEYEPDSINNSRTRIYYAHDRTEDPVQHKPLERDGRYNELIVQQYTDVQEPYWHVTYQNDLIEHQWGLHKGEDN